In bacterium, a single genomic region encodes these proteins:
- the ruvA gene encoding Holliday junction branch migration protein RuvA: MIAFLRALLTLKEPTRVVVERDGMGMELLIPLSTFAALPGVGAEVLLHTHLHVREDALTLIGFATPAEKELFELLLSVSGIGVRSGLAILSGSRPEELYGWIARGDEAALTRIPGLGKKTAQRVILDLREKAAQHLQKGSADATPAPAAAPELSEQAILALTGLGFSKLEAQRAIDKASARLGAEAKLEDLLRTALQG; encoded by the coding sequence ATGATTGCATTCCTGCGCGCCCTTCTCACCCTCAAAGAACCGACCCGCGTGGTCGTCGAGCGCGACGGTATGGGCATGGAACTCCTCATTCCGCTCTCGACCTTCGCCGCCTTGCCGGGGGTGGGCGCCGAGGTCTTGCTTCACACCCATCTTCATGTGCGCGAAGACGCCCTGACCCTGATCGGATTCGCCACTCCCGCCGAAAAGGAGCTCTTCGAACTCCTGCTCTCGGTCTCCGGCATCGGCGTGCGCTCGGGTCTGGCCATTCTCTCCGGCAGCCGCCCCGAAGAACTTTACGGCTGGATCGCCCGCGGCGATGAGGCCGCCTTGACACGCATCCCCGGCCTCGGCAAAAAGACCGCCCAGCGGGTGATCCTCGATCTCCGCGAAAAGGCGGCGCAGCATCTGCAAAAGGGCAGTGCGGATGCCACCCCGGCCCCCGCGGCCGCTCCCGAGCTCAGCGAACAGGCTATCCTCGCGCTCACCGGACTCGGCTTCAGCAAGCTGGAGGCGCAACGGGCCATCGATAAAGCCTCCGCCCGGCTGGGCGCTGAAGCCAAACTGGAAGATCTGCTACGCACGGCCCTGCAGGGCTGA